The following is a genomic window from Bacillus sp. FJAT-52991.
AAATCGGCTGGATCAAAGATTTTCCTTAAGTTCATTCCCGACTTGCCCTCGAGCTGTGGTAAATTTGAAAACAGCACAGTATCATCAATGTTTGTCACTATGATGCTATCACTAACATTCGCCATGAGCGTTTCCAAACGATGAACATTTGTGGTTTCTTTGAGTTTGAGCTTGATTGTTTCAACCATCTGGCTTAAAAACCTCTCAAAATCACTGAGCTTTGATTTCAGCTTCTGTTTTTCCTTATCTGTCACGGCAAACAGCGCAATGACACCAACTGCGTAGTCGTCGATAACTATCGGATAATATAAAGTATGTTCCTCCATGCAATTTCCAAGTTCTTTGATTTCACACCCCTGGCACAATTCACTTTCTTTTGGATTGTACAGGTACAGCGGCTTTTTTTGTGCCATAACCTTATAGGTGACCTGATTTTTTGTAAAGGGTATGCCTCTTAATATATTCAAAGCTCCAGTACTAACTACCCGAATCAAGTTGTCATCAACAACATAAAGATTGAGTCCAACGATATCTTTGACGGTTTGCACATAATCAACTAGAAATTTTTCAATATTGTATAGATGGTAATTGTTCACGATTAGCCTCCAACATCATTCTCAAAATGAAAATCAAAATAAGAATAAAACTGCGCAACGTTCCTCATAAATATTATGTAGATAACATTATACCAAAATATACGCTTGCGCTATCCATTTCATATAATCGAAGTAAAACTAAAAAAATAGGATTAAGTGCGAGCTGAATATTTCACAGATCATTACTTAATCCTGTTTTTTTACATGATAATCCTATATCTTCTATGGTGGGATCCGATGGTCTTATTTCTGTATAACTATTTTGATCATGACGGGAGAAGTCCGTCTAAATTTGGTTAATCAATACACGTGATTTAATAATATTAATTACTTGTAACCTCTTTTACATATTCCCATGTTTCTCCGTTATCTTTTGATTGATAAAGTGCACTACTATTACTGTTGTAATCTCCGTCTGCTCCTTGCCCGACTAACATATTAAGTACTCCATCTTTCTCATAAGGCATACTGGGAGAATCAAAAGGACTTATTATAGACTGTGTATACTCTAATTTTACTTCGTGTGGTGTATAATTCACCTTGTTAAAAGTAGTGCCCCCATCATCTGTACGATATAATTCACCTTCATTACCAGAAGGTCTGGTTGCTCCTAAAAATCCAAGTTGATCATTTAGAAAAGTTATTCCTGATGGACCACCAATTGTTCCATTGAAAGGATCTTCATTAATAACCTCCCATGTCTCACCACCATCAACAGTCATACTTAGTGAATAAAAAGAGCTACCTAATGCTTTATCTACGAAATTTAGTCTATAACCAACTTCTTTTGATAAGAAAAACTGTTCATTGTTATTAGTTAACTCTTGTTGCTTCTCTTTAGAATGATCTTGAGTTGGCGTAGTATTTGATTTACTCCAATTTGGATCACCTATTAAGTGATATCTAGCAGGTATGAGCTCTTCCTCTTTTCCAGAAACAAATATAGATACCGTATAGCCAATTATTTCAGAAGCTGCGTGTTCCAGCTTATGCTCCTTACCATCTTCATTAATATTAATAATTCCTTCTGTGTTATATCCCCAATTTCTTTTTCCATAATAAACTAACCCGTACTTACTTTCATTCCACTGACTAACTGTTTGCTGAACTGGAATAGCATTAACCGTTTTAATTAGAGGTTCTACTAGTTTATCCTCATCATAATCGGCATCTGCATACCCATTTAGTCTTAAAGTAATATCTTGTGATTTATTTTTATCATAAGCTATTAAGAAAGTTTCCTCTTTCCCATCCTCATTTTTCCCATAAACAAAAGTATCAAAAGATGTGATGGTTCCATCTGCATTAAATGTAAGCTTAAAATCACTTGCCATATATAATTTCTTTGGCAAAGGATATTCCTTATTTATATCTTCAAAAATACCTTCTACTCCATATTCATATATATTATTATGTTCAAATTCAACTGATCTTTCATTTTTTAATCTTTCTATAGTCCACGCCAGCTTACCGCCATAATTTGTTGCACTTTTATAAATCTCTACTCCATAAAATAATGTGATTGCCACAATAATTACAATGGAGATGTATTTCCACGTTTTTGATTTTTTAGATTCATATTCTCTATCTTTTATAATTCTAATTGTAGTAAATGTAATGATAGATATAAAAAATACGATACATAATAAAAAAATATAAAAATTATTATTAACTCTTCCATACATACATAATGACGCCAACTCATAGCAAAAAAGCCAGTATCCAATGATTAATATTGGATTTGTTAATAATGATCTAAATATCCTTTTTGCCTTTCCCCTAAATATGTGAATCCCTCCTAATCAAATTTAGTGATTATATTTATCTATATTGAGTATACTTTGTTTTACCAAATATTTGTATAATCCTTTGATCATCATATTATTTAATTACATACGAATTAAAGTTAAAATACTCGGAATTAATATAGTAATTAAATGCAAATAAAAAAGCACTCCATCATGCAAAGATAAGTGCTAATTTCTTAATTATAATTTTTATTAAAATTATTCTGATAGACCTAAAACAAAAATTTACTGTACTCGTATCACAGATACAGTCTCTCAAATAAATGTTCTAAAAATGCTTAGTGTTGGCACACTAAGCATTTTACATCAGGTTTTCATCTAAGATAAACAATTAATTTTTAAACTAAAATCACTATCCGTTATTTATGATACGGTTCACCGTGATGTTTCTAAGTGAGATTTTCTGTTTGAAATCTACTAGTATTGTAATAATGCCAATTTCCGACCCTGTTACTCCTTCGATTTTGGAAAGTCTAGTGCTTGGTATTTTAACTGATACTTTCCGCCGTCAGCAACTTCTGAATGATACAAAATATTTGAGTGATCGTTACTGATTTATTCAAACTTAACTTTCTAAGGAAATATTGCAGGTGTTTACGATTAGTTCACAACGACAAATCAATTTAAAAGAATTTACTCACACACAATCACTTCGCGAGTAAATGACCCTTTTAAAGCAACAGCCCGGTCCATAATAACAAATCCTGTATTGATGAGAATTTCATCGATTGGTTCAACGGTCACTACTACGACTTTTTTAGTAAACCTACGCGCACTTCGGAGCATTTCGTTCTGCTCTTCGGGAGTTATGACAGAACACAAATTGTAGGGTAAATCGATAATCGCTACATCATATTCATTGGTGACGTCGCGGATATCTGCTAATTTCACTTCTCCAGAAAGCCCGAAATGTGCGATATTCTCTCTAGCACCTCCAAGAACAAGAGGGTTTCTGTCGCTTCCCACTATATCAATCCCCATAGATAGGGCTTCCACTAGTACCGTCCCAATTCCACAGCAAGGGTCAATCGCCTTGATCCCACTTGGATTAGGAATGGCGATATTTACAACTGCTCTTGCCACACGTGTATTAAGCGCAGTGGAGTAACTATTCGGCTTCTGTTGATGCTTAAACCAAACAGGTTCACTTTTAACATAATCACCGAATACCCATCTTCCGTTTACCACCATGACGCCAAACAAGCGCTTTGGGTGATGAAGATCTGCCTCACCATTAATATGTAATCCAATGTCCTTCTCAATAGCACGCCGGTTTTCAAATCCGGTCTTTTCAGTTTTCGAACGGCCATCATTTTTTACATATATTACTTTAAAGGTTTCATTAGTCACTTGTATGGATGCTACTTGTTTGAGAAGATTTTGAAGGCTTTCCTCCTCATAGATTACTGCAATTCTTTCTTTAATAAATGGACTTCGACTTGGATCAATCTTTATATGGCTTTCCACAATGCTAGTTTGAGGCTCACTCCCAAATAATGAGCGCATTTCCAAAGCACATAATGAACGTTCCTCTTCATCACAGTTGTAAGTGTATATATAAGTCGTTAATTTTTTGTATTTACTATCCAACAGTTTTCATTCCTTAATCTATCTAATGAGAAAAGGCAATAGGTATAATCTAATTTGAAAATACCTATTGCCTCTCCTGAAGAAGCTTTATTTATAAAACACTTTGTCTATATTGTACTTCGACTTGAGTTCATTAATAATATACGTTTCGTAAATTTCTCTATGAACAGGCTCTTCAATAACACAAACTGCAATTTTAGTGACTTCATCTCTATGCATTTTGATTGGGGATACAGTATCCTCAAAATGCTTTTTAATTCTCGGTCTCAACTTCCTTGCTTTCCCAACAAATAATAGCTCTTTATTATTGTTATAGAACATAAAAATACCACCCTTATCTCTAGGGATAAGATGAAAATCAGTAAACCCATAGATATTACTTAGCTCAGGATTATTCTGTTTAGCAATGGTAACACTTGGTTTTGGAATAGTTATGTTGATCACTTACGTTCCTTCCTCCTTCAATATCTCTATAAATGCTATTATAACAGGAATTTAAGAACTCAATCACTGATGATACGGTTCTCCGTAACATATTTAATTGAGGTTTTTACATACTTTAATACCTACTGCAACCAATAGATTATCAACAGAAGTGTTCTTTCTTAAATAGTTTTCCACTAATACTGCAGCCTTGCAATCCTGGTAATTCATTAACCGCTATTTAATAAGAAAGAGTTTTTCTCGCAAAAATATTTTTGGTATGATGTTTAGGTTGTGTATTTACTATGTGACACATTTACATTCATCTAAGAAAAGAGGTATTTATGCACCCCACAAAATTATCCAAGCAACATTGGTTGCTTATCTTAACACTTACTTTATTAACATTTGTTCTCGGGACCAGTGAATTTGTTATTGTCGGAATCTTAACAGATATTTCCTCAAGCCTTCATATAACAAATGCAAAAGCAGGCACACTTGTTTCTGCGTTTGCGATTACGTTTGCCATCGCCACACCACTCGTGATGTCAGCAACAAGTCATTTTCCAAAGCGTAAGTGGATGTTGTTTTTGATAGGATCTTTCATCGTCCTGAATGCTTTGTGCGTAATATCGACGAGCTACATCATGCTCCTTGTACTTCGGATTATGACAGCCATCGTAACAGGAGTATTAATCTCTCTAGCCATGATTGTTGCAAGTGAAATCATGCCGATCGAAAAACGTGGACTTGCTATATCATTCGTTTTCGGTGGTTTCACACTTGCAAATGTCGTTGGAGTGCCAATTGGTATTGTAATCGCCGAACGGTACGGCTGGAATGCCACTTTCATGTTAACCACTTTCCTAGGAGGATTGGCGTTTTTGGCATCCTTTTTTGTCTTACCTAATAAACTCAGCCAAATACGCAGTTCGATACGGGATCAATTTTCTTTAATGACCAAGCCACGAATTTTGATGGCTTTTTTCATTCCTGCTCTCGGATTTGGCGCAACTTATGCCGTCTTTACGTACCTTGTTCCTATCTTGAAGGGAATGGGAGCACCAAATCAATCAATTAGTTTAATCTTATTTGGTTACGGATTCATCTCGATTTTCAGCAACATCCTTGCCGGTAAAATTGCCAGCCATAATGCCATTGGTCGTCTTCGGTTTGTTTTTCTCGTGCAGGCAGTTGTTCTGACAAGTTTATTTTGGACTACAAATCATTTTATTTTAGGACTGATAAACATTGGCTTGATGTCGTTAATGGCCATTCTCTTAACAACATCTACTCAGCTTTATTTAATAGACCTTGCCGGAATTTATCAGCCAAATGCAACAGGACTCGCTGCTTCACTTATGCCAGTGGCAAGCAACGTAGGTATCGCTTTTGGTTCTGCATTAGGCGGAATTGTATACCACCAAGGGAATTTAATGGATGTAACATTGGTAGGTGGGGTAGTTGCAGTCTGTGCAAGTCTGCTAACTTTCTTTAGCCATCACTTAGACCAAAAACAAAAGAAATCAGCTTTAAAATGATAAGAGCAAACATACATGAGTGAAATTTATTCTAAAAACTATTATTGCTGGGATGGGTCTAGTACGGTTTAAATATTTCAGCAGATGGCGATAAATTTTCTTTCTTAAAAGAAGAGACAGTTACCTGTGAAGTAACTTACTTAAATGCAACAGATACTTTAGTAGAAATACAGATCAAATAGGCACATTTGCTTCATTCCTATGTGCCTATTTTAAAAAAACTCATTTACTTATGATACGGTTCTCCGTAACATGTCTAAATGAGGTTTTATATTGAGGTACAAACTATTAATATACTTTCACTCTCTACCTAATAGCAAGTCTCTAATCATATTTATATATACAATATCAACGAGATTTATATAGAGGTAATCTCGAAAAATTATCCAATTCATCTCGGAGATTTCCCCAGTTTTTTTGAGTTTCAGTTGTATAATGCTTATAATCTGGATTATTAATAGTTTCT
Proteins encoded in this region:
- a CDS encoding MFS transporter, whose product is MHPTKLSKQHWLLILTLTLLTFVLGTSEFVIVGILTDISSSLHITNAKAGTLVSAFAITFAIATPLVMSATSHFPKRKWMLFLIGSFIVLNALCVISTSYIMLLVLRIMTAIVTGVLISLAMIVASEIMPIEKRGLAISFVFGGFTLANVVGVPIGIVIAERYGWNATFMLTTFLGGLAFLASFFVLPNKLSQIRSSIRDQFSLMTKPRILMAFFIPALGFGATYAVFTYLVPILKGMGAPNQSISLILFGYGFISIFSNILAGKIASHNAIGRLRFVFLVQAVVLTSLFWTTNHFILGLINIGLMSLMAILLTTSTQLYLIDLAGIYQPNATGLAASLMPVASNVGIAFGSALGGIVYHQGNLMDVTLVGGVVAVCASLLTFFSHHLDQKQKKSALK
- a CDS encoding WD40/YVTN/BNR-like repeat-containing protein, with product MYGRVNNNFYIFLLCIVFFISIITFTTIRIIKDREYESKKSKTWKYISIVIIVAITLFYGVEIYKSATNYGGKLAWTIERLKNERSVEFEHNNIYEYGVEGIFEDINKEYPLPKKLYMASDFKLTFNADGTITSFDTFVYGKNEDGKEETFLIAYDKNKSQDITLRLNGYADADYDEDKLVEPLIKTVNAIPVQQTVSQWNESKYGLVYYGKRNWGYNTEGIININEDGKEHKLEHAASEIIGYTVSIFVSGKEEELIPARYHLIGDPNWSKSNTTPTQDHSKEKQQELTNNNEQFFLSKEVGYRLNFVDKALGSSFYSLSMTVDGGETWEVINEDPFNGTIGGPSGITFLNDQLGFLGATRPSGNEGELYRTDDGGTTFNKVNYTPHEVKLEYTQSIISPFDSPSMPYEKDGVLNMLVGQGADGDYNSNSSALYQSKDNGETWEYVKEVTSN
- a CDS encoding methyltransferase domain-containing protein; amino-acid sequence: MDSKYKKLTTYIYTYNCDEEERSLCALEMRSLFGSEPQTSIVESHIKIDPSRSPFIKERIAVIYEEESLQNLLKQVASIQVTNETFKVIYVKNDGRSKTEKTGFENRRAIEKDIGLHINGEADLHHPKRLFGVMVVNGRWVFGDYVKSEPVWFKHQQKPNSYSTALNTRVARAVVNIAIPNPSGIKAIDPCCGIGTVLVEALSMGIDIVGSDRNPLVLGGARENIAHFGLSGEVKLADIRDVTNEYDVAIIDLPYNLCSVITPEEQNEMLRSARRFTKKVVVVTVEPIDEILINTGFVIMDRAVALKGSFTREVIVCE
- a CDS encoding nucleotide excision repair endonuclease; the protein is MINITIPKPSVTIAKQNNPELSNIYGFTDFHLIPRDKGGIFMFYNNNKELLFVGKARKLRPRIKKHFEDTVSPIKMHRDEVTKIAVCVIEEPVHREIYETYIINELKSKYNIDKVFYK